The Sporosarcina sp. 6E9 genome segment TCCGATTAACATGGTTCCCAAATAACCTGCAGGTCTATTTTTAAATTGAACCTTTCGCTCTTTCATTAAAAACGTTGGTGTAAATATCCCAGTAATTACAAGACCGAATAGAACGATAAATATCGCACCGACTTGTCTTAAGAGTTCCATATTTTGTTTGAAAAACACACCTAAATATGATGAGCCGAATCCCAAAGCGACAAAGATAAGCGAAAATCCTATTAGAAAGAATAGTGTATGAAGCATTCCCGTTTTATTCATTCGTTTAGAGTTCGATTGTAAATCATCAAGTGACATTCCTGTGATATATGAAAGAAATGCGGGATATAAAGGTAAGGTACATGGCGATATGAAGCTTAGAA includes the following:
- a CDS encoding cytochrome c biogenesis CcdA family protein, giving the protein MGTDLNLFFAFGAGFLSFISPCTLPLYPAFLSYITGMSLDDLQSNSKRMNKTGMLHTLFFLIGFSLIFVALGFGSSYLGVFFKQNMELLRQVGAIFIVLFGLVITGIFTPTFLMKERKVQFKNRPAGYLGTMLIGLGFSAGWTPCMGPIIGAIIALASTNPGSSMVYMMAYVLGFAIPFFVLSFFVTKIGVIRKYSGPIMKGGGYVMIAVGILLFFDGMTYIITLLQPIFGDFTGF